CGCAAAGCGTGAGGAGAACCAGCATGGCAAAGGTGTTCAACTGGCAGATCGGCCGCGAAATGGATTACCCCTTCGAGGGGCACCGGCCGCAACGGCAGTTCGCCATGATCTTCGATACGAACAAGTGCATTGCGTGCCAAACTTGTACCGTAGCGTGCAAGACGACGTGGACCCCCGGCCGCGGCCAGGAGTACATGTACTGGAACAACGTCGAGACGAAACCGTATGGCTATTACCCGCTCGGGTGGGATGTGCGCATCCTCGAAGCCCTCGGCGTGCAGGAAATGGACGGCCCGGTGTACCGGGGCAAGACCCTGTTCGACGCCACGCCGACAGGCGAGCCGATCCTCGGCTACCTCCCGGAAGATATGGATTATGCCCACCCGAACATTGGCGAGGACGACTGCGCCGGTACGATGACCCAAGGCGCCCATCTGACCCTCCCTCACATGCAGTGGATGTTTTACCTGCCGCGGATTTGTAACCACTGCACGTACCCGGCCTGCTTGGCCGCCTGCCCCCGGCAATCCATTTACAAGCGCCCCGAAGACGGCATCGTGTTGCTCGATCAAAGCCGCTGCCGCGGCTACCGCGAGTGCGTCCGCGGCTGCCCCTATAAAAAGACGTATTTCAACGCGGTCACACGTGTGAGCGAAAAATGCATTGGCTGCTACCCGGCAATCGAGCAAGGACGACAAACGCAATGCACGATCGCCTGCATCGGGAAAATTCGCCTGCAAGGGTTCCTCGGAAAACCGGACCACCCGAACGAAGACAATCCGCTCGACTACCTCGTTTTCGTGCGCAAGCTAGCGCTGCCGCTCTATCCGCAATTCGGACTGGAACCGAATACGTACTACATCCCGCCAGTGCATGTTCCTGCGGACTTCTTGCGCCAAATGTTCGGCTGGGGTGTCGAGCAAGCCGTCGAGCTGTACCGGCGCGTTGCGGAAGACAAGAAACTCCTCGGCGCACTGACCTTGTTTGGCTCGACGCCCCAGATCATCCACTACTTCCGCGTCGATGGCGACTCCGCCATCGGTTACGATGCAACGGAAAAGGAACTGGTTCGGGTGCCGCTGCACGAGCCGCTCGTGATCCGCGAGGCTTACGACCAGGCACACGACGCCTACCGGACGAACATTACCTGAGGAGGCCCGCCATGAAACGATTGTGCGCCTTCCTGGCGATTTTTACCTTGGCCTTGGCTGCGGCACGCCTGCACGGCCAGCCGGCACCGCCCGAGATCGTGGCCATCGAGGTGCCCGGCAACAACCCGATCGTGGATCCCCATGCCCCCCTGTGGCGGGAGGCTCCGGCAACCGAGGTGACCATGTTGCCGCAAACGATCGTCGTCCCGCAAAAGCCGGATGCCGCAGTTCGCCAACTGTCCGTGCGAGCGGTGCACAACGCCCGCTGGCTCGCGTTCCGCTTGGAGTGGGCCGATCCGACACAGTCGGACCGCATCGTGCTGGACAATTTCGGCGATCAAGTCGCGGTCGAACTGCCCGTGGATCCGCACGGGCCCGCACCGTCGCCCATGATGGGAAACCCCGGCGGCCGCGTGAACATCATGCAGTGGCGCGCCGCATTTCAGCATGACATCGATCATGGCCCGCCGACCGTGCAAAGCCTGTACCCCAATGCGTGGGCCGACGTGTATCCAGATCAAGTACTGTCGGTTGCCGACGCGCGCGCGTATACCGGCGCTTTGGGAGTGGAAAATCCCATTTCGCGTGCAGCGGCCTCGCCCGTGCTGGACCAGATGGCCGAGGGCTGGGGCACGATGACGGTGAAGCCCGACCAGTACGCCGTCGGCCGCGGGAGTTGGAAAGACGGCCGCTGGACGGTGGTCATCGCCCGGCCTTTGGTATCGGACGATCTTTATGCCCCTCGGCTTGCGCCCGGCGATCGTACGGTGGCTGCCTTCGCCGTCTGGGAAGGCGGGAATCGTGAAGTGGGGTCGCGAAAATCTTGGTCCCCCTGGGTGCCGCTCGTCATCGGCCGCGCGACGGTTCCGGACCGCCCCGGCAAGCCAAAAGGTTCCAAACCATGACCCCTGTAACGTCTCGCCCGCACGCAAACGACACCGCTTCCGTTCCCTCGGAGTTGGTCGTCGAACAGCATTTGCGGCACGCCGCCGTGTACCGTCTCTTGGCCAACGCACTCACTCCACCCACTCGAGAGTTGCTCGACCAGATCGCGGCACAAGCTACGCAAGTTGCGCAGAAGGTGCCCGAAATATGCGACCGGGCGCGGGCCTTGGCGGCTCGCGCCCGCGAGGCCGATGGAGGGGTGCTGGCCGGAGAGTACCTACGGTTATTCGAACGGGAATCTGCCTGCTCGCCCCGCGAGGGCACTTGGAACGTGCGGCCGGTATCGGGCCGCCCGCCGCTGCTGGCGGACATTGCCGGATTTTACCACGCATTTGGCGTTGGCTTGCACGAACAGTTCGGAGACACCGAAGACCACATCGCTGCGGAGCTGGAGTTTCTCTCGTTTCTATCGCTCAAGCTCGCATACGCGTGCGCTTGCGATCATGCCGAGGGGACGGAGATTGTTCGCACCGCAATCCAGTCGTTTTGGCGAGATCATTTAGGGAGTTTCGTCGTCCCCTTCTCGCGAGCCTTGGAAGCAGCCACGACGCAAGCGTTTTACCGCACAACCGCGCAGTTGTTGCGAGAGTGGGCCGACCAGGAATGCGAGCGCTGGGGAGTCGCGTGCACCGCGCAGGCAGCACCCGCACCGCCGAGCGCCGTGGAAGCGGATTGCCTGGTGTGCCCGCTTCCATTTGCAGAGGACCGTTGATCGCTCTCCGAACTCGCGGTTCCGTGCGCCCGTGCGGTGCGCTGCCGTGCGCTTTCCCATCGGAAACCGCAAGTCTCCGCGGAAGAGGCGCATTGTGCGACAGCGGGGTTTGCGTTTAAGGGGCGCTGTATGGAGCTGGCGCGGCTGCGCGAGCATTTGCGCGCGATCGTGGGTCCGCAAGGTGTGATCGAGCCGTACGCGGCACGCAAGGTGTACGAATGCGACGGCTACACTCTCGAACGCTCGGTGCCCGAGATCGTGGTGCTGCCGGCCTCGACCGAGGAGGTGTGCGCGGTGGTCCGCTTGCTGCACCGCTTCGGCGTGCGCTTCGTGCCTCGCGGTGCGGGCACGGGCTTGAGCGGCGGCTGCTTGCCGCTGGATGCCCCCGTGATGATCGGTACCGGACGCATGCGCCGCGTGCTCGAAGTGGACACTGTCAACCGGCGCATCTTGGTGGAAGCGGGCGTGGCCAATTTGGACGTCAGCCGCACCGTAGCCAACTTTGGGTTGCATTATGCCCCCGATCCCTCGAGCCAGGCGGCCTGCTCCATTGGCGGCAACATTGCAGAAAACTCCGGTGGCCCGCACACATTGAAATACGGGGTCACGACCAACCATGTGCTTGGGCTGGAGATTGTCTTGCCCGATGGGCAAGCGCTGTGGCTGGGAGGCTGGGTGGACGACGTCCCCGGATACGACCTCCGCGGGTTTGTCATTGGCAGCGAAGGCACTTGTGGCATCGTCACGCGAGCGATCTTGCGGCTCACCCGCAACCCGCAAAGCTGGCACACGGCCCTGGCGGTGTTCCCCAGCGTGACCGAAGCGACCGCCGCAGTGTCGGCCATTATCGCTGCCGGCATCGTTCCGGCTGCAATGGAAATGATGGATCATTTGATTCTGCGTGCCGTCGAGGAAGCGTATGGCTTCGGCTTCCCGATGGATGCGGGAGCCGTGTTGTTGGTGGAACTGGATGGCCATCCCGCTGGCGTAGCCGCAGAGGCGCGGGCGGTGACCGCCCTGTTGCGCCAGGCCGGCGCCTCGGAGGTCCGGGTTGCGAACAGCGAACGGGAACGCGCGGAGCTGTGGAAGAGCCGCAAGCGCGCGTTCGGGGCCGTGGGTCGGCTAGCGCCGAACTACTGCACGCAAGACGGTGTGGTGCCCCGCACGCGCCTGCCCGAGATTTTGCGACGAATCGCTGCCGTCGGGCAGCGCTACGGGTTGCGTATTGGCAACGTGTTCCACGCAGGCGATGGAAACATTCACCCCATCATCCTGTTCGATGAACGCAATCGCGACGAAGTGGAACGCGTGATTGCAGCGGGGCGCGAGATTTTGGCGGCATGCGTCGAGCTGGGAGGAAGCCTCACGGGCGAGCACGGCATCGGAGTGGAGAAAGTCCAGCAAATGCCGCTGTTGTTCTCGCCGCAGGACTTGCTGGTGATGCGTGCGCTGCGGCAGGCCTTCGACCCTGATGAACGCTGCAATCCGGGAAAGATCTTTCCGACCCCAGGCGGCTGCGTGGAAGTTACCCGGCCGCGCCGCCAAGTGCCGCTTTGAGGGGTGCACCGTGTCGCTCGACCCACTGGTCCGCGCACTGTCGCAGCGGCTGAGGCCAGAGACCGTGCACACCGACCCCGTCACGCGCCAATGCTTTGCCATCGGCCCGCACATCCCCGCAGTTGTTCTCTTCCCGAGTTCGGAAACCGAGGTGGCAATTGCTATCGAGGTTTGTGCGCAGTCCGGTGCGGCCGTCGTTCCCTGGGGTGCAGGGGCGCGCCAACGCCAAGTTCCCCCTCCGCATCGTTACGATGTCGCACTCGGGCTCTCCTCGTTGAGTCGCGTGGTAGCCTATCAGCCCGAGGATCTCACCCTCACGGTCGAAGCTGGCTGCACGCTGGACACGATCGCGGGCCTCTTGGAGCCGCGGCAGCAATGGCTCCCGCTCGATGTGGCGTGCCCGGAGCGAAGCACGGCCGGCGGCGTGGTCGCCAGTGCAGCGGTCGGCCTGGATCGCGCCGGCATGGTGTCGGTCCGCGATTTGTTGCTCGGCATCACGGTGGTTACTGGCGAGGGCATCGTGGCGCATGCGGGCGGACAGGTGGTGAAAAACGTCGCCGGCTACGACTTGATGCGCCTGGTGGCCGGTTCGTGGGGTACGCTCGGGGTGGTGACGCAGGTCACCTGGAAGCTCGCGCCCAAGCCGCAACGCAGGGCTGTGGTTTGGCAACCGTGTCGCGGACTGGATGAAGGGTTGGCCGTGGCCGCGGCGTGTGCGGCCTCCACTCCCGAACCGACGCTGCTCGCCGTGGTGCGATGGCCGGATGAGTCCACTCCGGATGCCCGCACGAGTGTGCTCGTCGGCTGGAGCGGCGTGGAAGACGAGGTGGCAGAGGCCCGTGCGGCAATCGCCAGCGTTGCTCCTTCCGTGCAGTGGCTCGACGAACCCGAGCAGGTGCCGCTGTGGAAACGAGTGCGCGACTTCCCGCTGGTCGGACCGGCTGGTCCTTGGGCTGGGGGCGTGCGGCTGTCATTGCTTCCAAGCGACTCGTTCGCGTGTGTCGAAGCGCTGGCAAAGGAAGTAGAGACCACACACGTCGCCGTTTGCCTTCTGCCGCAGCGGGGCTGTGTTTACTTGAGAACCGCTCGCCACGATGCATCGTGGATGAGGCGCATGCTCGCGTGGGCGAGCGATTTTGCATCGGCCCGCCGTGGTTGGGCGTGGGTAGACGACTGGCCGGCGAGTGGCGCTCTGGCTGC
This sequence is a window from Candidatus Binatia bacterium. Protein-coding genes within it:
- a CDS encoding FAD-linked oxidase; translation: MSLDPLVRALSQRLRPETVHTDPVTRQCFAIGPHIPAVVLFPSSETEVAIAIEVCAQSGAAVVPWGAGARQRQVPPPHRYDVALGLSSLSRVVAYQPEDLTLTVEAGCTLDTIAGLLEPRQQWLPLDVACPERSTAGGVVASAAVGLDRAGMVSVRDLLLGITVVTGEGIVAHAGGQVVKNVAGYDLMRLVAGSWGTLGVVTQVTWKLAPKPQRRAVVWQPCRGLDEGLAVAAACAASTPEPTLLAVVRWPDESTPDARTSVLVGWSGVEDEVAEARAAIASVAPSVQWLDEPEQVPLWKRVRDFPLVGPAGPWAGGVRLSLLPSDSFACVEALAKEVETTHVAVCLLPQRGCVYLRTARHDASWMRRMLAWASDFASARRGWAWVDDWPASGALAAGALPNLYLSRRVKNAMDPRAILSPGRYWGHW
- a CDS encoding lactate dehydrogenase, with the protein product MELARLREHLRAIVGPQGVIEPYAARKVYECDGYTLERSVPEIVVLPASTEEVCAVVRLLHRFGVRFVPRGAGTGLSGGCLPLDAPVMIGTGRMRRVLEVDTVNRRILVEAGVANLDVSRTVANFGLHYAPDPSSQAACSIGGNIAENSGGPHTLKYGVTTNHVLGLEIVLPDGQALWLGGWVDDVPGYDLRGFVIGSEGTCGIVTRAILRLTRNPQSWHTALAVFPSVTEATAAVSAIIAAGIVPAAMEMMDHLILRAVEEAYGFGFPMDAGAVLLVELDGHPAGVAAEARAVTALLRQAGASEVRVANSERERAELWKSRKRAFGAVGRLAPNYCTQDGVVPRTRLPEILRRIAAVGQRYGLRIGNVFHAGDGNIHPIILFDERNRDEVERVIAAGREILAACVELGGSLTGEHGIGVEKVQQMPLLFSPQDLLVMRALRQAFDPDERCNPGKIFPTPGGCVEVTRPRRQVPL